The Lycium barbarum isolate Lr01 chromosome 12, ASM1917538v2, whole genome shotgun sequence genome includes a region encoding these proteins:
- the LOC132622431 gene encoding small ribosomal subunit protein bS21c-like → MAISSIANLFSFFTPSKPPPPKAPTLQFPDSLSSSKPNNNDSSLSIDNHKPISPLSSCDSDVTAVVFPSLAYANTLYYKSAYNVQVIVGDNEPEEKLIGRFRREVMRAGVIQECKRRRYFENSQDEKKRRTRDAARRNRKRRGPPRNFSEDKQETTKNKRDDDGEDNWELPEGGLP, encoded by the exons ATGGCTATCTCATCCATAGCCAATCTCTTCTCCTTCTTCACCCCTTCCAAACCCCCACCCCCTAAAGCACCCACTCTACAATTCCCTGATTCACTCTCTTCTTCAAAACCGAACAACAATGATTCTTCTTTATCCATAGACAATCACAAGCCAATATCACCACTATCTTCTTGTGATTCTGATGTTACTGCCGTAGTTTTCCCTTCACTTGCTTATGCGAATACTCTTTACTATAAGTCGGCTTATAATGTTCAGGTGATTGTGGGTGATAATGAACCTGAAGAGAAGCTTATTGGAAGGTTTCGTAGAGAGGTAATGAGAGCTGGGGTTATACAAGAATGTAAACGGAGGAGATATTTTGAGAATTCGCAAGATGAGAAGAAGCGTAGGACACGTGATGCTGCTCGCCGCAACCGTAAGAG ACGTGGCCCACCAAGAAATTTCTCAGAGGATAAGCAAGAGACAACTAAGAACAAGAGGGATGACGACGGGGAAGATAACTGGGAACTTCCTGAGGGAGGTCTTCCCTAA